From the Plectropomus leopardus isolate mb chromosome 18, YSFRI_Pleo_2.0, whole genome shotgun sequence genome, one window contains:
- the pdk4 gene encoding pyruvate dehydrogenase kinase, isozyme 4: protein MKFAQFLLKSSSIAGIPKHVERFAKFSPSPLSMKQFIDFGSANACEKTSFVFLRQELPVRLANIMKEIDFLPDKLLGTPSLKLLISWYSQSLMEIVDFLEKDPDDKDVLSNFTQTLVNVRNRHNNVVPTMAQGVVEYKEAFGVDPVTNQNVQYFLDRFYMSRISTRMLMNQHTLIFNGSVNPAHPKHIGSIDPTCDVVEVVKDAYETAKMLCEQYYLTSPDMEITEVNSKNPDQPLHIVYVPSHLYHMLFELFKNAMRATVETHETSPTLPPIKVQVSLGTEDLTIKMSDRGGGVPLRKIERLFSYMYSTAPSPVHVDNARNAPLAGFGYGLPISRLYAKYFQGDLQLYSMEGYGTSAVIYLKALSSESVERLPVFNKSALRHYQTSIEADDWCMPSKDPKKLGNSKRTV from the exons ATGAAGTTCGCTCAGTTTTTGCTGAAAAGTAGCTCCATCGCTGGGATACCGAAACATGTGGAGAGGTTTGCCAAGTTTTCCCCCTCTCCCTTGTCGATGAAGCAGTTCATTGACTTTG GCTCGGCCAATGCATGTGAGAAGACCTCCTTTGTGTTCCTGCGGCAGGAGCTTCCTGTCAGATTGGCCAACATCATGAAGGAAATCGATTTCCTCCCTGACAAGCTCCTCGGCACTCCATCCTTAAAGCTCCTCATCAGCTG GTATTCACAGAGTTTGATGGAGATTGTAGATTTTTTAGAAAAGGATCCAGATGATAAGGATGTCCTGTCAAA CTTTACACAGACTCTGGTCAACGTCCGTAATCGGCACAACAATGTCGTGCCCACCATGGCTCAGGGTGTGGTGGAGTACAAGGAGGCCTTTGGCGTGGACCCCGTCACGAACCAGAACGTTCAGTACTTCCTGGACCGCTTCTACATGAGCCGCATCTCCACACGCATGCTCATGAACCAGCACA CATTGATCTTCAATGGCAGCGTGAACCCAGCCCACCCCAAACATATCGGCAGCATTGACCCCACATGTGATGTTGTGGAGGTTGTTAAAG ATGCATATGAGACTGCGAAGATGCTGTGTGAGCAGTATTACCTGACCTCTCCTGATATGGAGATCACAGAAGTTAATT CCAAAAATCCAGACCAGCCCCTCCACATTGTCTATGTGCCATCCCATCTCTACCATATGCTGTTTGAGCTTTTCAAG AATGCCATGAGAGCTACAGTAGAGACCCATGAGACAAGCCCAACATTGCCCCCGATCAAAGTCCAAGTCTCACTGGGAACTGAGGACCTCACTATAAAG atgtctGACAGAGGAGGTGGAGTCCCTCTTAGGAAGATCGAGCGCCTGTTCAGCTACATGTACTCCACGGCTCCCAGTCCAGTCCATGTAGACAACGCTCGCAATGCACCACTG GCTGGATTTGGCTATGGCCTACCCATTTCCCGTCTGTATGCCAAGTATTTCCAGGGAGACCTGCAGCTCTACTCTATGGAGGGCTACGGCACTTCAGCTGTCATATACTTGAAG GCCTTGTCCTCAGAGTCAGTGGAAAGACTTCCTGTTTTCAACAAGTCGGCCTTACGGCATTACCAGACAAGCATAGAAGCTGACGACTGGTGCATGCCCAGCAAGGATCCAAAGAAACTGGGCAATTCCAAGAGGACTGTGTGA
- the asb4 gene encoding ankyrin repeat and SOCS box protein 4, producing the protein MIDTFIITICAFLSILLHAVWRTLVPEPAGVAVPYKARGRTFRELMEELSPRQVAEKQLKRQFLEALQANNAQEVLRILHTRKLDIDTVLEVEDPSMMLASYKQGYWLPGYKLEKSWAMGIHVCVMYNAVETALVLLQEGAAINRMPNGKTPLHVACEASNSDCVALLLAHRAKVNSLSLSGHTALHYCITKESVNCAKQLILRGAKVNEPGNNNEEETPLHTAARFGIPELVALYLAHGASVNAVNSLQETPLITACFWAFDTKEQVYSQDHHLVCRLLLDHHADPNLQEEDNKTALHKAAWNCDHVLMQILLEAGADSRAMDINGCAPIQYLLKVTDVRPMAIPELCYQLLLNHNAARIYPPQFHKVLQTCNDYPRAVEVMVNSYEHLKSTKKWRAAIPDDCYERHKDFYDSLFAVCTNTPRSLFHLTRCAIRAALGQSCYRGVRQLPLPHPMKKYLLLEPEGVLY; encoded by the exons ATGATTGACACCTTCATTATCACCATTTGTGCGTTTCTTTCCATTCTCCTCCATGCTGTGTGGAGAACATTAGTGCCGGAGCCAGCTGGTGTGGCAGTACCATACAAGGCGAGAGGCCGTACTTTTAGGGAACTCATGGAGGAGTTGAGCCCCAGACAAGTGGCTGAGAAACAACTGAAGCGTCAGTTCCTGGAGGCCCTGCAGGCCAACAACGCCCAGGAGGTCCTGCGGATTCTGCACACCAGGAAACTAGATATTGACACAGTGCTGGAGGTGGAGGACCCCAGCATGATGCTGGCCTCATATAAACAAG gttaTTGGCTCCCAGGTTATAAACTGGAGAAGTCCTGGGCGATGGGTATTCATGTATGTGTGATGTACAATGCTGTGGAAACAGCACTGGTTCTCCTTCAGGAAGGTGCAGCCATCAACCGGATGCCCAATGGGAAGACGCCACTCCATGTGGCCTGTGAGGCCTCAAACAGCGACTGCGTCGCCCTGCTTTTAGCTCACAGGGCAAAAGTCAACAGCCTGTCGCTGAGCGGACACACAGCGCTACACTACTGCATCACCAAGGAGTCTGTGAACTGTGCCAAGCAGCTAATCCTCAGAG GTGCAAAAGTCAATGAGCCTGGCAATAACAATGAGGAGGAGACGCCTTTACACACTGCAGCCAGATTTGGCATCCCAGAGCTGGTGGCTCTCTACTTGGCCCATGGAGCATCTGTGAATGCAGTCAACTCTCTTCAGGAGACCCCACTGATAACTGCGTGCTTCTGGGCTTTTGATACCAAAGAGCAAGTCTACAGCCAAGATCACCATCTTGTCTGTCGCCTCCTGCTGGACCACCATGCAG ATCCCAACCTCCAAGAAGAGGACAATAAAACAGCTCTTCACAAGGCAGCCTGGAACTGTGATCACGTCCTGATGCAGATACTGTTGGAGGCTGGAGCAGACTCACGAGCTATGGACATCAATGGCTGTGCCCCCATTCAATATCTCCTCAAAGTGACTGATGTCAGGCCTATGGCCATACCTGAGCTCTGCTATCAGCTGCTACTCAACCACAACGCAGCACGAATCTACCCACCCCAGTTCCACAAG gTGTTGCAGACCTGCAATGACTACCCCAGAGCAGTGGAAGTCATGGTCAACTCTTACGAACATTTAAAGTCCACAAAGAAGTGGAGAGCTGCCATTCCTGATGACTGCTATGAG CGACATAAAGACTTCTACGACTCTTTGTTCGCTGTTTGCACCAACACTCCTCGCAGCCTGTTTCACCTGACCAGATGTGCCATCAGGGCAGCCCTGGGTCAATCCTGCTATAGAGGTGTAAGACAGCTGCCTCTGCCACATCCCATGAAGAAATATTTACTACTGGAACCTGAGGGGGTACTGTACTGA